The Photobacterium sanguinicancri genome includes the window TGAGCTATTTGGAGTGACGCCGCCGATATTAAGCGCACAGCGTGAGTGGTTGGCGGCACTGTCGGCAGTGGTAACTGGCTTGCCCGCGTGCCACTTTATTGTGACGGCGTACAGTGAGTTGATGCTGGCTACATTGGCATTGATAGGGGAACGTTTTGCCTTGAACTGAGCTGACATCAAAACTGTGAGTGGTGCGTGCCGGGATACCAAAGACTTGGGTCATGATGGTTTGCCACTCTTTGCCATGCGGGCGAACGCGACCAAAAAGCTTAAATGTGATCAAGTGCGCCACTTCGTGTGGAACCACTTCATTCAGAAATGCTTGTGGATTTTCTTCGAGTAATACGGGGTTAAAACGAACTTCCCAGCCTTGTAAGCGTGCGCTACCTGCGATTCTTCCTCGTTGGGTAAAGTTGATGGTTGGAATGACAAAGCGTTTTTGCAGGCGTTGGTTTGCATGCAAAATACAGTGTTCAACTTTAGCGATAACTTGAGATTGAAGTGAGGACATGGGTAACTTGAATGGCTGGTGGAGTGGGCAGTATAAATAGTTTCAGTAATCGCGACAATAATCGCCATTTTATCTCACGCTTTTTTGGTAAGAGTGAAGAGGGGATTTTAAGCTGGCAATAAAAAAGGAAGCCGAGGCTTCCTTTTTTCTATCAAAATGCAGTTGGCTGAGTGCCAAAGCGAGCTTATTTGATATTGGCGAAATCGCGTAGGATTGCAGCTTTGTCAGTTGCTTCCCATGGGAATTCCTCACGACCAAAGTGGCCGTATGCCGCCGTCTTTTGGTAGATAGGCTGAAGTAGGTTCAGCATTTCTTGTAGACCGTATGGGCGTAGGTCGAAGTTCTGACGAACCGCTTCAATGATGATGTCGTGAGATACTTTTTCAGTACCAAACGTTTCCACCATGATAGATGTTGGATCTGCAACACCGATAGCGTAAGAAAGTTGGATTTCACAACGATCAGCTAGACCTGCAGCAACAATGTTTTTCGCAACGTAACGTGCTGCGTAAGCTGCTGAACGGTCAACTTTTGATGGATCTTTACCAGAGAATGCACCACCACCGTGACGTGCAGCACCACCGTAGGTATCAACGATAATCTTACGACCCGTTAGACCACAGTCACCCATTGGACCACCGATAACAAAACGGCCGGTTGGGTTGATGAAGAAGTTAGTGTCTTTGCTGATCCATTCTGCAGGCAGTACTGGCTTGATGATTTCTTCCATTACGGCTTCACGTAGTTCAGGTGTGGTTACTGAATCACAGTGTTGCGTTGAAAGAACAACGGCATCGATACCAACAATTTTACCTTGGTCGTATTGGAAGGTAACTTGTGATTTCGCATCTGGACGAAGGAAATCTAGTTTACCACTTTTACGTACTTCAGCTTGTTTCTTAACAAGTAAGTGAGAGTAAGTAATTGGCGCAGGCATTAGGATGTCAGTTTCGTTAGTTGCGTAACCGAACATAATACCTTGGTCACCAGCACCCTGTTCTCTAGGGTCTTCTTTATCAACACCTTGGTTGATGTCTGGTGATTGCTTACCGATGGTGTTCAGAACAGCACAAGAATTAGCATCGAAGCCCATGTCTGAATGAACGTAACCAATTTCACGAACAGTTTCACGTGTGATTTCTTCGATATCAACCCAAGCTGAAGTCGTGATTTCACCGCCAACCATTACCATGCCGGTTTTTACGTAAGTCTCACAAGCAACACGTGCTTTTGGGTCTTGCTCTAGGATTGCATCCAATACTGCATCAGAAATTTGGTCTGCAATTTTATCTGGATGACCTTCAGATACGGACTCAGAAGTAAACAGGTGTTTTGCCATGAGAACTCTCACTTTTAAGTATTCATTGAATTAATATAAGTAGCACTTTTATGCGGGCTAGGTGCCGTTCTATTCACACGTATGTACGTTCGTATGTATAGAGCTACTTCCGTCTAGACGGCTATAATACGCAAGTGAGAGTGAAAATCAACAGTACTTATTTTGTGGTTTATAAATATTGATGACGCAAACGTTTACTTTAACTGCGCGAAATCTCTGCGTTTTTGTGACATGGAGCCAGCAGCTTATTGAAAACAGACTTATTTTGTTCAGGAAATCGTTTGCAGTAAGGGCAAATACTTTGCGACAATACCCGCCCGCCGATTCCTGGTTAATTTGCTGCGCCTGATATAGGTACTTTAAGACAAGCAAATAACCATATTACAACAGTCTACGAACCTCTGGAGCAGACATGTCTTCTCGTAACCTTCTTTCAAAGAAAGAGCTGGCTAATGCAATTCGTGCCCTAAGCATGGATGGTGTACAACAAGCAAACTCAGGCCACCCTGGTGCACCTATGGGTATGGCTGATATCGCTGAAGTACTGTGGCGTGACCACATGAACCACAACCCACAAAACCCTGAGTGGGCTGATCGCGACCGTTTTATTTTGTCGAACGGCCACGGTTCAATGCTAATTTACTCTCTGCTTCACCTGACAGGTTATGATCTTTCTATCGAAGATCTGAAGAACTTCCGTCAACTGCACTCTAAAACACCGGGTCACCCTGA containing:
- the metK gene encoding methionine adenosyltransferase, giving the protein MAKHLFTSESVSEGHPDKIADQISDAVLDAILEQDPKARVACETYVKTGMVMVGGEITTSAWVDIEEITRETVREIGYVHSDMGFDANSCAVLNTIGKQSPDINQGVDKEDPREQGAGDQGIMFGYATNETDILMPAPITYSHLLVKKQAEVRKSGKLDFLRPDAKSQVTFQYDQGKIVGIDAVVLSTQHCDSVTTPELREAVMEEIIKPVLPAEWISKDTNFFINPTGRFVIGGPMGDCGLTGRKIIVDTYGGAARHGGGAFSGKDPSKVDRSAAYAARYVAKNIVAAGLADRCEIQLSYAIGVADPTSIMVETFGTEKVSHDIIIEAVRQNFDLRPYGLQEMLNLLQPIYQKTAAYGHFGREEFPWEATDKAAILRDFANIK
- a CDS encoding SprT family zinc-dependent metalloprotease, which translates into the protein MSSLQSQVIAKVEHCILHANQRLQKRFVIPTINFTQRGRIAGSARLQGWEVRFNPVLLEENPQAFLNEVVPHEVAHLITFKLFGRVRPHGKEWQTIMTQVFGIPARTTHSFDVSSVQGKTFPYQCQCSQHQLTVRRHNKVARGQASYHCRQCRQPLTLCA